A stretch of the Acidimicrobiales bacterium genome encodes the following:
- a CDS encoding HAD family hydrolase: MSGAAFFDLDRTVLRRASGPLISEALAAAGVVPARGAGFGGALYRIYDVIGETLPSMAMARAAALFSRGWPADTVRQAGKELAERLDNLVAPYARTLIRQHQDTGRPTVLATTTPLDLVAPFAERLGFDDVVATRYAEKDGSYTGALAGEFVWATGKLRSVRRWADDHSVDLTESFAYSDSFFDLPLLSAVGNPVAVNPDPRLLAVATVRRWPVMNLDVPPGVPKVAGTE, encoded by the coding sequence GTGAGCGGCGCCGCCTTCTTCGACCTGGACCGCACCGTCCTCCGCCGGGCCAGCGGCCCCCTGATCAGCGAGGCCCTGGCCGCCGCCGGCGTGGTGCCGGCCCGGGGCGCCGGATTCGGGGGTGCCCTCTACCGGATCTACGACGTGATCGGGGAGACCCTGCCGTCGATGGCCATGGCCCGGGCCGCGGCCCTGTTCTCCCGGGGGTGGCCGGCCGACACCGTCCGCCAGGCCGGCAAGGAGCTGGCCGAGCGTCTCGACAACCTGGTGGCCCCCTACGCCCGGACGCTGATCCGCCAGCACCAGGACACCGGCCGCCCGACGGTCCTGGCCACCACCACACCGCTGGACCTGGTCGCCCCGTTCGCCGAGCGCCTCGGCTTCGACGACGTGGTGGCTACCCGCTACGCCGAGAAGGACGGCTCCTACACCGGCGCCCTGGCCGGCGAGTTCGTGTGGGCCACCGGGAAGCTGCGGTCGGTGCGGCGTTGGGCCGACGACCACTCCGTCGACCTCACCGAGAGCTTCGCCTACTCCGACAGCTTCTTCGACCTGCCGCTGCTCTCGGCGGTCGGCAACCCGGTGGCGGTCAACCCCGACCCCCGCCTGCTGGCCGTCGCGACCGTGCGGCGCTGGCCGGTCATGAACCTCGACGTTCCGCCGGGCGTGCCCAAGGTGGCGGGGACCGAG
- a CDS encoding LysR family transcriptional regulator, giving the protein MELRQLAAILAVADNGTFSGAADALGTVQSNVSTHVARLERELGAPLFDRSRGALTEEGAAAVARARRVLAEIEALVADVAAVRNVYTGHVRLGMIGTTARWLAPRMLAVVAERHPGVHLGVVEGSSAELTERLLAGRLDLAVTLVPVTDADVDGQRLFDEDVVLVVARTDPLAARESIDPAELRAIPLLLPVTGTPFREELDHALGRGLQAKAELDGVRLIASLTFDGHGPALLPATAVPDFLRDQWVRVAVRGLPRRRVGVVIRRRGLLSAPARAVRELLLEIVSAHVGTSGDSGVYPPADPV; this is encoded by the coding sequence ATGGAGCTGCGCCAGCTGGCGGCCATCCTGGCGGTGGCCGACAACGGGACGTTCTCGGGAGCGGCCGACGCCCTGGGCACGGTCCAGTCCAACGTGTCCACCCACGTGGCCCGCCTGGAGCGCGAGCTCGGGGCGCCGCTGTTCGACCGCTCGCGGGGGGCGCTGACCGAGGAGGGGGCGGCGGCGGTGGCCCGGGCCCGCCGGGTGCTGGCGGAGATCGAGGCCCTGGTGGCCGACGTGGCGGCGGTGCGCAACGTGTACACGGGCCACGTCCGCCTCGGGATGATCGGCACGACGGCGCGGTGGCTGGCCCCGAGGATGCTGGCGGTGGTGGCCGAGCGCCACCCCGGTGTGCACCTCGGCGTGGTCGAGGGCTCCTCGGCGGAGCTGACCGAGCGACTCCTGGCCGGCCGGCTCGACCTGGCGGTCACCCTCGTGCCTGTCACCGATGCCGACGTCGACGGGCAGCGCCTGTTCGACGAGGACGTGGTGCTGGTGGTGGCGCGCACCGATCCACTGGCGGCCCGGGAGTCGATCGATCCGGCCGAGCTGCGGGCCATCCCCCTGCTCCTGCCGGTCACGGGCACGCCTTTCCGGGAGGAGCTCGACCACGCCCTCGGCCGGGGCCTGCAGGCCAAGGCGGAGCTCGACGGGGTGCGGCTCATCGCGTCCCTGACCTTCGACGGCCACGGGCCGGCGCTCCTGCCGGCGACGGCCGTGCCCGACTTCCTGCGCGACCAGTGGGTGCGGGTGGCGGTGCGGGGCCTGCCCCGGCGGCGGGTGGGGGTGGTGATCCGGCGCCGGGGCCTGCTGTCGGCGCCGGCGCGCGCCGTGCGGGAGCTGCTGCTCGAGATCGTCTCCGCCCACGTGGGTACGAGCGGGGACAGCGGCGTCTACCCGCCGGCCGACCCGGTGTAG